In the genome of Luteitalea pratensis, the window TCGACGTGCTGTCGGAGACACAGGTCAGAAAAGGAGCATAGCCAATGGCAGTAGATGTGTTCTTGAAAATCGGCGACGTCAAGGGCGAGTCGAAGGATGACAAACACAAGGACGAGATAGACGTCCTGTCGTGGTCCTGGGGCGTGTCCAATCCCGTTGACGCCCGTGCGGGCGCCGGCAAGGGAGCGGGCAAGGCGAACTTCCAGGACCTGAGCTTCATGCACGCCCTCGACAAGTCGTCGCCGGTGCTGATGAAGGCGTGCGCGATGGGCGACCACTTCAAGGACGCTACCCTCGTGTCGCGCAAGTCCGGCAAGGGGCAGTTGGAGTACCTGATCGTGAAGTTGAAGGAAGTCTTCATCTCCAGCATCCAGCCGTCTGGCAGTTCGGAGCACCCGATGGAGAGCGTGTCCATCGTCTTCGGACACATCGACCTGGAGTACAAGCCGCAGAAGGACGACGGCACGCTCGACGCGGGCCTTCACTTCATCTACGACCTCCAGAAGCAGGTCGACTCCTAGGACGCGCGCATCGTGGCTCTCCCTCCAGATCCCGCCGGCACCGGCGACATGTACCTGATGGTCAAGGGCGCCAGGACCGGCGTGATCAAGGGAGAGTCGCAAGATGAGGGCCACAAGGGCGAAATCAATGTCTTGAGCTGGTCGTGGGGCATGGCAGCCAAGGTGTCGCTCGGTGGCGGTGCCGCCACCGGCAAGGCCAGCATTCACGACCTCAAGATCGTCAAGCGGATCGACAGTGCATCCACGGCGCTCATGGCGGCGCTGCGGACCAACGAACCGATCCAGAAGGCCGTGCTCACCCTGCGGAAGGCCGGCAAGACCCAGCTCGAGTTCCTGAAGATCACCATCGAGCGCGGCCGCGTCATCTCCCTGACCATCGCGGGCGGTGACGAGCAGGGCGGGCATGGCGTGGTCGAACACATCGCCTTCTCGTTCAACCAGATCTCCGTCGAGTACACGCCGCAGGGCAAGGACGGCCAGGGCGGGGGCGGGATGGTCTTCCAAGATCAGTTCGAAGACGCACAATGACCGCAGCCGCTGCAGCCGAAGACGCCCTCCGGGGCGGAGACCCCGGGGGCGCTCTGGCGCTCCTGCAAGCGGAAGTGCGGAACAAGCCGGCCGACGCCAGCTTGCGCGTCTTCCTTTTCCAACTCCTGTGTGTGCTCGGGCAATGGGAGCGCGCGCTCAACCAGCTGAAGGTCGCCGCCGACCTCGACGCGGCGGCG includes:
- a CDS encoding Hcp family type VI secretion system effector, whose protein sequence is MAVDVFLKIGDVKGESKDDKHKDEIDVLSWSWGVSNPVDARAGAGKGAGKANFQDLSFMHALDKSSPVLMKACAMGDHFKDATLVSRKSGKGQLEYLIVKLKEVFISSIQPSGSSEHPMESVSIVFGHIDLEYKPQKDDGTLDAGLHFIYDLQKQVDS
- a CDS encoding Hcp family type VI secretion system effector; this encodes MALPPDPAGTGDMYLMVKGARTGVIKGESQDEGHKGEINVLSWSWGMAAKVSLGGGAATGKASIHDLKIVKRIDSASTALMAALRTNEPIQKAVLTLRKAGKTQLEFLKITIERGRVISLTIAGGDEQGGHGVVEHIAFSFNQISVEYTPQGKDGQGGGGMVFQDQFEDAQ